A single window of Vibrio sp. SCSIO 43137 DNA harbors:
- the ccmB gene encoding heme exporter protein CcmB, with translation MLQTMLMIIKRELLIAFRRQADILNPLWFFIIVITLFPLSIGPEPNLLARIAAGIIWVAALLSALLSLERLFRDDFQDGSLEQMMLMPLPLQLVVIAKVIAHWLLTGLPLILISPLLAVLLSLDFNTWWTVVLTLMVGTPTLSFIGAIGVALTVGLQKGGVLLSLLILPLYIPILIFATSAIDAASLGMPFNGQLAIMAAMFVGSVTLTPFAISAALRVSVN, from the coding sequence ATGCTGCAAACCATGCTAATGATTATAAAACGTGAGCTTTTGATCGCTTTTCGCCGACAGGCTGACATTTTGAACCCACTCTGGTTCTTTATCATTGTCATTACTCTTTTTCCGCTCAGTATAGGGCCGGAGCCAAATTTGCTGGCCAGAATAGCTGCCGGTATTATCTGGGTTGCTGCATTGCTGTCAGCTCTTTTATCTCTGGAACGTCTGTTTCGTGACGATTTTCAGGACGGTTCACTAGAACAGATGATGCTGATGCCGCTGCCGCTGCAACTGGTGGTGATTGCCAAGGTAATTGCACACTGGTTACTGACGGGGTTACCGCTTATTTTAATCAGTCCGCTGCTGGCGGTACTGCTATCACTAGACTTTAATACCTGGTGGACTGTGGTTCTGACTTTAATGGTTGGTACACCAACCTTGAGTTTTATTGGTGCCATCGGGGTTGCCCTGACTGTAGGCTTACAGAAGGGTGGCGTTTTATTAAGTCTGTTAATACTGCCACTTTATATTCCTATACTGATTTTTGCTACGTCAGCCATTGATGCAGCAAGTTTGGGAATGCCGTTTAACGGGCAGTTAGCGATAATGGCAGCAATGTTTGTCGGGTCGGTTACCCTGACACCATTTGCAATAAGTGCAGCACTTCGCGTAAGTGTGAATTAG